A part of Actinoallomurus bryophytorum genomic DNA contains:
- a CDS encoding DEAD/DEAH box helicase: MAHTADLTSDTEPAKAEKKPLEAEPLSAGRAARAVVSDGRAVHDAIEGVLAAPEESREIARRAYEVVRDQVVAGELDTVPVDRLRELVRGRPVTFTPLNDAGLETVGAVLTAGAEALRRIPGVRRRTAKRIMAAASQMRESVEQTTRVRIEPDARTPEQAALIAALRRYERTRSVMKGPDPRPLASELGHHLDPAARGASRRRMLLTFSERKKQEARDALAQLDATLSSKKVTAARKRLSRAESQLERARKAPRVARLWSDYLARPVAYNALLIEVAGLDPTKEAGQGFLPADIAEQVRVFPLDRSLLKTSLRGYQAFGARFALVQERVILGDEMGLGKTMQSLAAMCHLAAKGATHFLVVCPASVVVNWAREVERHTLLEARRMHGPGQKREAAQQEWMAGGGVAITTFEALRTMPEDLDVSVAMMVVDEAHYVKNPDALRTQAVSEWAALSRRVLFLTGTPMENKVREFRVLVGHLRPEVAEDLDLADEALDGTRFREAVAPVYLRRNQEDVLSELPPRLETQEWVALEGPTLRAYREAVLAGNFMAMRRAAFDPGTVKGSPKLRRLVEIVSEAAAGGRKVVVFSYFRDVLETVTQVLGSGSDRVPGVHVVGPLTGDVPPMGRQEMVDGFTAAKGPAVLVSQIQAGGVGLNIQAASVVIIAEPQLTPSIEEQAIARAHRMGQVRRVDVHRLLCGDSVDQRVLELLADKREAFDEYARRSDMAKATPDAVDTGSETELRRRIVAAEQKRLKAA; encoded by the coding sequence TTGGCACACACAGCGGACCTGACGAGCGACACGGAGCCTGCGAAGGCCGAGAAGAAGCCCCTCGAAGCCGAGCCCCTCAGCGCGGGAAGGGCGGCCCGCGCCGTCGTCTCCGACGGCCGCGCGGTCCACGATGCCATCGAGGGGGTCCTGGCCGCGCCTGAGGAATCCCGCGAGATCGCGCGACGGGCGTACGAAGTGGTGCGCGATCAGGTCGTCGCCGGCGAGTTGGACACCGTGCCAGTGGACCGTCTCCGGGAGCTTGTCCGGGGCCGCCCGGTCACGTTCACCCCCCTCAATGACGCCGGCCTCGAAACGGTCGGCGCGGTCCTCACCGCCGGCGCGGAGGCGCTCAGGCGGATCCCCGGAGTACGCCGGAGGACGGCCAAGCGGATCATGGCCGCCGCATCGCAGATGCGGGAGTCCGTCGAGCAGACCACCCGCGTACGCATCGAGCCGGACGCCCGCACCCCCGAGCAGGCCGCGCTCATCGCCGCCTTGCGCCGCTACGAACGCACCAGGTCGGTGATGAAGGGCCCGGACCCGAGGCCGCTGGCAAGTGAGCTCGGGCATCACCTCGACCCGGCGGCACGCGGCGCGAGCCGCCGGAGGATGCTCCTCACATTCTCCGAACGGAAGAAGCAGGAAGCTCGTGACGCACTCGCCCAGCTCGACGCCACCCTGAGTTCCAAAAAGGTCACCGCGGCACGCAAACGCCTGTCCAGAGCCGAGTCTCAGCTGGAAAGGGCCCGAAAGGCACCGAGGGTCGCCCGGCTGTGGAGCGACTACCTCGCCCGGCCGGTCGCCTACAACGCCCTGCTGATCGAGGTGGCCGGACTCGATCCGACCAAGGAGGCAGGCCAGGGCTTCCTCCCCGCCGATATCGCTGAGCAAGTTCGTGTGTTCCCCCTCGACCGGTCCCTCCTCAAGACGTCGCTGCGGGGCTACCAGGCGTTCGGCGCGAGGTTCGCACTGGTTCAGGAGCGAGTGATCCTCGGCGACGAGATGGGCCTTGGCAAGACGATGCAGTCGCTGGCCGCGATGTGCCACCTGGCGGCCAAGGGCGCGACGCACTTCCTGGTCGTCTGCCCGGCGAGCGTGGTCGTCAACTGGGCTCGCGAGGTTGAGCGGCACACGCTGCTGGAGGCCCGCCGCATGCACGGGCCGGGCCAGAAACGGGAGGCGGCCCAGCAGGAGTGGATGGCCGGGGGCGGCGTGGCGATCACGACGTTCGAGGCGCTGCGCACCATGCCGGAGGACCTGGACGTCTCGGTGGCGATGATGGTCGTCGACGAGGCGCACTACGTGAAGAACCCGGACGCTCTTCGTACGCAGGCGGTCAGCGAATGGGCGGCGCTGAGCAGGCGGGTGCTGTTCCTGACGGGGACGCCGATGGAGAACAAGGTGAGGGAGTTCCGGGTGCTGGTCGGGCACCTGCGCCCGGAGGTCGCCGAGGACCTGGACCTCGCGGACGAGGCGCTGGACGGCACCAGGTTCCGGGAGGCGGTGGCACCGGTCTACCTGCGACGCAACCAGGAAGACGTGCTCAGCGAGCTCCCGCCGCGGTTGGAGACCCAGGAATGGGTGGCACTCGAGGGACCGACGCTGCGGGCGTACCGGGAAGCGGTCCTCGCGGGGAACTTCATGGCGATGCGCCGGGCGGCGTTCGACCCGGGGACGGTGAAAGGGTCGCCGAAGCTCCGGCGGCTGGTGGAGATCGTCAGCGAGGCCGCGGCCGGCGGGCGCAAGGTCGTGGTGTTCTCCTACTTCCGCGACGTGCTGGAGACGGTGACACAGGTACTGGGCTCCGGGAGTGATCGCGTCCCGGGCGTGCACGTCGTCGGCCCGCTGACCGGGGACGTCCCGCCGATGGGCCGCCAGGAGATGGTGGACGGGTTCACCGCCGCCAAGGGACCTGCGGTCCTGGTCTCCCAGATCCAGGCGGGCGGCGTGGGCCTGAACATCCAGGCCGCGTCGGTGGTCATCATCGCCGAGCCGCAGCTGACGCCGTCGATCGAGGAGCAGGCGATCGCCCGCGCGCACCGGATGGGCCAGGTGCGCCGCGTGGACGTACACCGGCTGCTGTGCGGGGACAGCGTCGACCAGCGAGTCCTCGAGTTGCTGGCCGACAAGCGCGAGGCGTTCGACGAGTACGCGCGCCGCAGCGACATGGCGAAAGCGACCCCGGACGCGGTGGACACGGGCTCCGAGACCGAACTACGGCGCCGAATCGTGGCCGCGGAGCAGAAGCGCCTCAAGGCCGCGTGA
- a CDS encoding DUF5997 family protein gives MSTSKAKAKAPQTMKPATAAKKLGILLSAAPAEFQEGVVSRDELNALQADPPSWLTDLRREGPHPRQVVAAKLRVSISGLARADITGPLTTAEIETLKAERPGWLEREQTIQTRVRQDELRLKQERAKA, from the coding sequence ATGAGCACGTCCAAGGCGAAGGCGAAGGCCCCGCAGACCATGAAGCCCGCGACCGCGGCCAAGAAGCTGGGGATCCTGTTGTCGGCAGCGCCCGCCGAGTTCCAGGAGGGCGTCGTCTCCCGTGACGAGCTGAACGCACTCCAGGCCGACCCGCCCTCTTGGCTCACCGACCTGCGCCGCGAGGGCCCCCATCCCCGCCAGGTCGTCGCCGCGAAGCTCCGCGTCTCCATCTCGGGCCTGGCCCGCGCCGACATCACCGGCCCTCTGACCACCGCCGAGATCGAGACCTTGAAGGCCGAAAGGCCCGGCTGGCTGGAACGCGAGCAGACCATCCAGACCCGGGTCCGCCAAGATGAGCTCCGCCTCAAGCAGGAGCGTGCCAAGGCCTGA
- a CDS encoding metal-dependent hydrolase family protein — translation MTAFLVGRLISSATADPVDDAVIHVQDGVITEINGTAGTAPVHDLRSLTVMPGLIDAHVHLTWSGDPVPNELQRREPDEMTLLRGVANTRAHLSAGVTAVRDLGSRRGMAVHLATAERLGLISGPRIFASGNVIAMTGGHANYLGVQADGPWEVTRAVRAELAEGADVIKVMASEGLFGHGEDPYIAEFETEELRAAARAAHRAGKTIAAHAYGPVSIDSAIEAKVDSIEHGAYLSDEQARRMRASGITLVPTLSAYHSYTSRGARLGFTDQMLATAHDVTQHAREAVRAALRTGVAIAAGTDAGVPGLPHGAIADELALLVTAGLTPRDALHSATLAAATVLGEHLNRGTIEPGKAADFTATAANPLDDITALRQVSATVRNGRLVTWEGDR, via the coding sequence GTGACGGCCTTCCTCGTCGGGCGCCTGATCAGCAGCGCGACCGCGGACCCCGTCGACGACGCTGTCATCCACGTTCAGGACGGCGTGATCACTGAGATCAACGGCACCGCGGGCACGGCCCCTGTGCACGATCTGCGATCGCTGACCGTCATGCCCGGCCTCATCGACGCACACGTCCACCTCACCTGGAGCGGCGACCCCGTACCGAACGAACTCCAACGCCGCGAGCCTGACGAGATGACGCTGCTGCGCGGGGTCGCGAACACCCGCGCCCACCTGAGCGCGGGCGTCACGGCCGTGCGGGACCTCGGCTCACGCCGCGGCATGGCCGTGCACCTCGCCACCGCCGAACGCCTCGGCCTGATCTCCGGCCCGCGCATCTTCGCCAGCGGCAACGTCATCGCGATGACCGGCGGTCACGCCAACTACCTCGGCGTGCAGGCGGACGGGCCGTGGGAGGTGACACGTGCCGTACGGGCCGAACTCGCGGAAGGCGCCGACGTGATCAAGGTGATGGCCTCCGAAGGCCTGTTCGGTCACGGCGAGGACCCCTACATCGCCGAGTTCGAGACCGAGGAACTGCGCGCGGCCGCCCGCGCCGCCCACCGGGCAGGGAAGACCATCGCCGCGCACGCCTACGGCCCGGTGAGCATCGACAGCGCGATCGAGGCGAAGGTCGACTCCATCGAACACGGCGCCTACCTCTCCGACGAGCAGGCCCGGCGGATGCGAGCGTCCGGCATCACCCTGGTGCCGACGCTGTCGGCCTACCACTCGTACACCAGTAGGGGGGCACGGCTCGGCTTCACCGATCAGATGCTCGCGACCGCTCATGACGTCACGCAACACGCTCGCGAGGCCGTCCGTGCGGCCCTCAGGACGGGCGTCGCCATAGCGGCCGGTACCGACGCGGGAGTACCCGGTCTGCCGCACGGGGCCATCGCCGACGAACTCGCCCTGCTCGTCACCGCCGGCCTCACACCCCGCGACGCACTCCACTCCGCGACCCTCGCCGCCGCGACAGTGCTCGGCGAGCACCTCAACCGCGGAACCATCGAGCCGGGCAAGGCCGCCGACTTCACCGCGACCGCCGCCAACCCACTCGACGACATTACGGCCCTGCGCCAGGTGAGCGCCACGGTCAGGAACGGCAGGCTTGTGACATGGGAGGGGGATCGATGA
- a CDS encoding VOC family protein produces the protein MTPPFVFMDLRTADVGASRRFYTELFDWTVADVPAGPAAVPMFVDTDGPWGGFTELAGDDDRRPQWIPYATVTGLEDTTKRAIRLGASIVRPRVDLPVGSVIVIQDPAGATIALWEPAAPSSTS, from the coding sequence GTGACCCCACCATTCGTCTTCATGGATCTACGGACCGCCGATGTCGGGGCGTCGCGGCGCTTCTACACCGAGCTGTTCGACTGGACGGTCGCCGACGTCCCGGCCGGGCCCGCGGCGGTCCCGATGTTCGTTGACACCGACGGCCCGTGGGGAGGCTTCACCGAGCTCGCGGGGGACGATGACCGGCGGCCACAGTGGATCCCGTACGCGACGGTGACCGGGCTGGAGGACACGACGAAGCGTGCGATACGGCTCGGTGCGAGCATCGTCCGGCCGAGGGTGGACCTCCCCGTCGGCTCGGTGATCGTCATCCAGGACCCGGCAGGCGCCACGATCGCCCTGTGGGAGCCCGCGGCCCCCAGCAGCACCTCATGA
- a CDS encoding TetR/AcrR family transcriptional regulator yields the protein MGSSTENRARRWSPNQRAKQEQIIEAATEVLARDGLAACTARTVADASPLTKSAIHYYFDDMDEIIDGAMARHMSGCLDRIGQAANQHEQPIDRFWAAVRTYLEIFAERPKAAFLWFSYWVDVGQKARLEPIDRMHQMMIGVLRDLLADIPVDDPPARAHALFSYLLGTLMQQAVRPSPFSELMPEIATVCRLDSVLS from the coding sequence ATGGGGTCATCCACGGAGAACCGGGCGAGGCGGTGGTCGCCGAACCAGCGAGCCAAGCAGGAACAGATCATCGAAGCCGCCACGGAGGTCCTCGCCCGTGACGGTCTGGCCGCCTGTACCGCGCGAACCGTGGCAGATGCCAGCCCCCTGACGAAGAGTGCGATCCACTACTACTTCGATGACATGGACGAGATCATCGACGGCGCGATGGCACGTCATATGAGCGGGTGTCTCGATCGCATCGGCCAGGCGGCGAACCAGCACGAGCAGCCCATCGACCGCTTCTGGGCCGCCGTTCGGACGTATCTAGAGATCTTCGCGGAGCGGCCGAAGGCAGCGTTCCTGTGGTTCAGCTACTGGGTGGACGTGGGGCAGAAGGCTCGTCTCGAGCCGATCGATCGAATGCACCAAATGATGATCGGAGTCCTTCGGGACCTGCTGGCCGACATCCCGGTCGACGACCCACCCGCACGAGCCCACGCGTTGTTCTCCTACCTGCTCGGCACCCTCATGCAGCAGGCCGTACGTCCATCGCCGTTCTCGGAGTTGATGCCGGAGATAGCCACCGTCTGCCGCCTGGACTCCGTTCTCTCCTAG
- a CDS encoding LLM class flavin-dependent oxidoreductase, whose amino-acid sequence MTSRPGYSCALPGTADVVEKAKLAERLGYRRVWLFDSPALHGDMWVALARIAAGTDRIGLATGVAVPGLRHPMATASAIGSVHELAPGRLVVAFGTGFTARHTLGMKPISWAALTCHVRQVRALLDGEVVDIDGEPCQMMQSAGSGPPRPINVPLWVAASGPKGIGAARELNVPGVVMTSIPPQSDHGSADPWTERALLRFGTVLRPGEDHTSSRVIEAAGPGYASIVHAVWQNASNAVDALPGGRAWRASIEAERPEGHRHLVVHQGHLSQLTERDRGVVAAAGPGILEPGWTGDAASTAARFEEAGADGVTEIVYVPAGPDIPGELTAFAAAANS is encoded by the coding sequence ATGACGTCCCGCCCCGGTTACTCCTGTGCACTACCGGGGACGGCCGACGTCGTCGAGAAGGCCAAGCTCGCCGAGCGACTCGGTTACCGCCGCGTCTGGCTGTTCGACTCGCCGGCCCTTCACGGTGACATGTGGGTGGCGCTTGCGCGCATCGCCGCCGGGACCGACCGGATCGGGCTCGCCACGGGTGTGGCCGTACCCGGTCTGCGTCACCCGATGGCCACCGCATCGGCCATCGGCTCCGTTCATGAACTCGCGCCCGGCCGCCTCGTCGTCGCCTTCGGGACCGGCTTCACGGCCCGGCACACGCTGGGGATGAAGCCCATCAGCTGGGCTGCCCTCACCTGCCACGTCCGGCAGGTACGAGCGCTGCTGGACGGCGAAGTCGTCGATATCGACGGCGAGCCATGTCAGATGATGCAGTCGGCCGGCTCTGGGCCCCCGCGTCCGATCAACGTGCCTCTGTGGGTGGCGGCCTCGGGCCCGAAAGGAATCGGAGCGGCCCGAGAACTCAACGTGCCGGGCGTCGTGATGACCAGCATCCCGCCGCAGAGCGACCATGGATCCGCCGACCCGTGGACGGAGCGCGCGTTGCTGAGGTTCGGCACCGTCCTACGCCCAGGCGAGGACCACACCAGCTCTCGTGTCATCGAGGCCGCCGGCCCCGGTTACGCCAGTATCGTTCACGCCGTGTGGCAGAACGCGAGCAACGCGGTCGATGCCCTGCCCGGCGGCAGGGCCTGGCGCGCCTCGATCGAAGCCGAACGCCCCGAGGGCCACCGCCACCTGGTCGTCCACCAGGGTCATCTTTCCCAGCTGACCGAACGCGACCGCGGCGTCGTGGCCGCCGCCGGACCGGGAATTCTGGAACCGGGCTGGACGGGTGACGCCGCGTCCACCGCCGCCCGGTTCGAGGAGGCCGGCGCCGATGGAGTGACCGAGATCGTGTACGTCCCGGCAGGCCCGGACATTCCTGGTGAGCTCACGGCGTTCGCCGCGGCGGCCAACTCGTAA
- a CDS encoding LysR family substrate-binding domain-containing protein, with amino-acid sequence MTTSEFRLAYAPGVTPGKWARVWAERVRDVPLRLIQTPAAEAVLLLRDGGVDAAFVRLPVDREALHVIPLYLETTVMVVPKDHAAAAFEEVELADLADEQVFEPLDEVVDWADRPGQPAFTRPESTADAIELVASGAGVLLLPQSLARLHHRKDLTYRAVTDAPQSQIGLAWLEAETTDLMEELIGIVRGRTPNSSRGRTPQQPPTRKKPPQKRSTPQPRRRTRRPT; translated from the coding sequence GTGACCACGAGTGAGTTCCGGCTGGCCTACGCGCCGGGAGTGACGCCCGGGAAATGGGCCCGGGTATGGGCCGAGCGGGTAAGGGACGTGCCGCTTCGGCTGATCCAGACGCCCGCCGCCGAGGCTGTTCTCCTGCTGCGGGACGGCGGCGTGGACGCGGCGTTCGTGCGCCTGCCCGTCGACCGCGAAGCTCTCCACGTGATCCCGCTGTACCTGGAGACGACCGTGATGGTGGTGCCGAAGGATCACGCGGCGGCCGCGTTCGAGGAGGTGGAGCTTGCCGACCTCGCCGACGAGCAGGTGTTCGAGCCGCTCGACGAGGTCGTGGACTGGGCCGACCGGCCCGGGCAGCCCGCCTTCACCCGTCCCGAGAGCACGGCGGACGCGATCGAGCTGGTGGCGTCGGGGGCCGGCGTACTACTGCTCCCTCAGTCTCTGGCCCGTCTCCACCACCGCAAAGACCTCACCTACCGCGCCGTGACCGACGCCCCTCAGTCCCAGATCGGCCTGGCCTGGCTCGAGGCCGAGACGACCGACCTCATGGAGGAACTGATCGGCATCGTCCGCGGCCGCACCCCCAACAGCTCCCGTGGCCGTACCCCCCAGCAGCCGCCCACCCGTAAGAAGCCCCCGCAGAAGCGCTCCACCCCCCAACCTCGCCGCCGGACGCGCCGCCCGACGTGA
- a CDS encoding FAD-dependent oxidoreductase, with amino-acid sequence MRVSVVGAGLGGLALAQGLRGAGIEAEVFERDPGIGARFQGYRLVLNQIGFQAVRDCLPTRWHPLLDEIVMDASAEHLILDPRLNEIGRLGAGRTGIVVDRQVLRHLLLTGLTVHTDAALTGYDVLADGNVQARFARRDPATADLLVGADGITSAVRGVLSPQTTPTDTGVRFVIGRTPLTDEFAGLSKAYGSKITDGGVSLLLGAMRFRTPPKQAAEQLAPEVTLPDIGDYVRWAMILPPNGSLEDLTAQDAVLSRMEGWHPELRALIEQADPDNSTLLSIRVVKPGERWASGPVTLLGDAIHATSPTGGNGANTALRDADLLRRRLIEAGERRRDLLAAVDDYERQMFEYGAEAVRSSLDKLPAFAPEAKLS; translated from the coding sequence ATGCGAGTTTCCGTTGTCGGAGCCGGTCTGGGAGGTCTGGCTCTCGCGCAGGGTCTGCGTGGTGCCGGAATCGAGGCCGAGGTGTTCGAGCGCGACCCGGGGATCGGCGCACGGTTCCAGGGCTACCGGCTCGTGCTGAACCAGATCGGTTTCCAGGCGGTGCGCGACTGCCTGCCGACGCGCTGGCACCCGCTGCTGGACGAGATCGTCATGGACGCCTCCGCCGAGCATCTGATCCTGGACCCGCGGCTGAACGAGATCGGCAGGCTCGGCGCGGGCCGGACCGGCATCGTGGTCGACCGGCAGGTGCTGCGACACCTGTTGCTGACCGGCCTCACCGTGCACACCGATGCCGCGCTGACCGGCTACGACGTGCTGGCCGACGGCAATGTCCAAGCCCGGTTCGCCCGCCGCGACCCGGCCACCGCCGACCTGCTCGTCGGCGCGGACGGCATCACCTCCGCGGTCCGCGGGGTGTTGTCGCCGCAGACCACCCCGACCGACACCGGCGTCCGGTTCGTCATCGGCCGCACCCCGCTGACCGATGAGTTCGCCGGCCTGTCCAAGGCCTACGGCTCGAAGATCACGGACGGCGGCGTCAGCCTGCTGCTCGGCGCGATGCGCTTCCGTACCCCGCCGAAGCAGGCCGCCGAGCAACTGGCCCCCGAAGTCACACTGCCCGACATCGGCGACTACGTGCGCTGGGCCATGATCCTGCCGCCGAACGGCTCGCTGGAGGACCTGACCGCGCAGGACGCCGTGCTGTCCAGGATGGAAGGCTGGCACCCGGAGCTGCGCGCGCTGATCGAGCAGGCCGACCCGGACAACAGCACGCTGCTGTCCATCCGGGTGGTCAAGCCCGGTGAGCGCTGGGCGTCCGGCCCGGTCACGCTGCTCGGCGACGCGATCCACGCCACCTCCCCGACCGGCGGCAACGGCGCGAACACCGCGCTGCGCGATGCCGACCTACTGCGCCGCCGCCTGATCGAGGCCGGCGAACGCCGTCGGGATCTGCTCGCCGCGGTCGACGACTACGAACGGCAGATGTTCGAGTACGGCGCCGAGGCCGTGCGCAGCAGTCTTGACAAGCTGCCCGCCTTCGCCCCCGAAGCGAAACTGTCCTGA
- a CDS encoding maleylpyruvate isomerase family mycothiol-dependent enzyme: MTDLNVELARRAIVEHTRRLAESATAAGPDAAVPTAPKWTVADLVEHVGQTQHWVAEIIERRITDPTQLPSEMAVLPADPREWQAWLSESARRVVNACSDDALDAPVFNPAGDERPGTRFWMSSLLNEAVVHGFDAADAAGRTADVDADVAAALIGNHLAMLTSPTWEMQRSESAHAIRGTGQTLQWLATDGTGAWFIERRPDGAAWQPGTRQADVTVTGPARSLLLTLTRRLPLTDRGATDISVDGDIDLVRHWLDNTAHASG, encoded by the coding sequence ATGACCGACCTGAACGTGGAACTCGCCCGGCGCGCGATCGTCGAACACACCCGGCGTCTTGCGGAATCAGCGACCGCGGCCGGACCTGACGCCGCCGTGCCGACGGCCCCGAAGTGGACCGTCGCCGACCTGGTCGAGCACGTGGGCCAGACCCAGCACTGGGTCGCGGAGATCATCGAGCGGCGCATCACCGACCCCACCCAGCTGCCCTCGGAGATGGCCGTGCTCCCTGCCGATCCCCGCGAGTGGCAGGCTTGGCTGTCGGAGTCCGCGCGGCGGGTCGTGAACGCGTGCTCCGATGACGCGCTCGACGCGCCGGTGTTCAACCCGGCGGGGGACGAGCGGCCCGGGACGCGATTCTGGATGTCCAGCCTCCTCAACGAGGCGGTCGTGCACGGCTTCGACGCGGCCGACGCGGCGGGCCGGACCGCCGACGTCGACGCCGACGTCGCGGCCGCGCTCATCGGCAACCACCTCGCGATGCTCACCTCCCCCACGTGGGAGATGCAGCGGTCCGAGTCCGCTCACGCCATCAGGGGTACCGGGCAGACGCTGCAATGGCTGGCCACCGACGGCACGGGCGCCTGGTTCATCGAACGGCGGCCTGACGGGGCGGCGTGGCAGCCCGGAACCCGGCAGGCCGATGTGACGGTGACCGGCCCGGCACGATCGCTGCTGCTGACCTTGACCCGGCGACTTCCTCTCACCGACCGCGGAGCCACCGACATCAGCGTCGACGGCGACATCGACCTCGTCCGGCACTGGCTCGACAACACCGCCCATGCCAGCGGCTGA
- a CDS encoding TetR/AcrR family transcriptional regulator, which translates to MSADPRQRRAARHAEPAAEAAASAPRKKPITVERITDAALEVVATEGYDALTIRRVAAVLGTGPSSLYAHIVNKADIDDLLIGRLCSKLVLPKPDPARWREQIRDVCAQIRDQYLRYPGISRAALAMVPTNLETLRVNEGMLAILLAGGIQPQTAAWAVDALSLYVAGYALETSMVQQRRKDPDATWVLTQDQLVDRFNALPPAAFPNTRRYAAELTSGTGHQRFDFALALLIDNLAPQAPPA; encoded by the coding sequence ATGTCCGCCGATCCCCGCCAACGCCGCGCAGCTCGCCACGCCGAACCCGCAGCGGAGGCCGCCGCGTCGGCACCACGCAAGAAGCCGATCACCGTCGAACGGATCACCGACGCCGCCCTCGAAGTCGTCGCCACCGAGGGGTATGACGCGCTGACCATCCGCCGGGTCGCCGCCGTGCTCGGCACCGGTCCGTCGTCGCTGTACGCGCACATCGTCAACAAGGCCGACATCGACGACCTGTTGATCGGGCGGTTGTGCTCGAAGCTGGTACTGCCCAAGCCCGATCCGGCGCGGTGGCGTGAGCAGATCCGAGACGTGTGTGCCCAGATCCGCGACCAGTACCTGAGGTACCCGGGCATCTCCCGGGCCGCGCTCGCGATGGTCCCGACCAACCTGGAAACCCTGCGGGTGAACGAGGGGATGCTCGCCATCCTGCTCGCCGGGGGCATCCAGCCGCAGACCGCGGCCTGGGCCGTCGACGCCCTGTCGCTCTACGTCGCCGGCTACGCGCTGGAGACCTCCATGGTCCAGCAGCGGCGGAAAGACCCGGACGCGACCTGGGTCCTGACCCAGGACCAACTGGTCGACCGCTTCAACGCCCTGCCCCCGGCCGCCTTCCCCAACACCAGGCGGTACGCGGCCGAACTCACCTCCGGCACCGGACACCAGCGCTTCGACTTCGCCCTCGCGCTACTCATCGACAACCTCGCCCCGCAGGCACCACCCGCCTGA